Proteins encoded together in one Chryseobacterium sp. G0201 window:
- a CDS encoding glutaminyl-peptide cyclotransferase, which yields MKKNIIIGFAAVLSLISCSKDKEILGSLSDYNNSMETKGYHFGDKLQLPKDITDNAESISISFGDKETSDLTIDPKFFTFGDNEVTFNIKTKGGETLNQDATINVFTKTPEQNISYEIVKEYPHDPNNFVEGFLIEGNTVYESDGLSKASQLIKYTLGTTTPIITEKQPADIFSEGCAIVGDKIYQLTYQNKIGFIYDKNTLKKISEFPLPNEFGEGWGLTYDGKNLIADDGSNNLYFLDVNNPSKVVKTVAVGGHKDIYNQINELEYHNGFIYANVWHKPIILKINPVTGETVGKFDFTKITEENTKNDSENVLNGIAFKGDNMLITGKKWSKIYEVAIK from the coding sequence GTGAAAAAAAATATAATAATAGGTTTTGCCGCGGTTTTGTCATTAATTTCTTGTAGTAAAGACAAGGAAATATTGGGAAGTTTGAGTGATTATAACAACTCAATGGAAACTAAAGGATATCATTTTGGTGATAAACTACAACTTCCAAAAGATATTACGGATAATGCTGAAAGTATTAGCATCAGCTTTGGAGACAAAGAAACATCTGATTTAACAATCGATCCCAAATTTTTTACATTTGGAGATAATGAAGTCACTTTTAATATCAAAACAAAAGGTGGTGAAACATTGAATCAGGATGCTACAATTAATGTATTTACAAAAACTCCAGAGCAAAATATTTCCTATGAAATTGTAAAAGAATATCCTCACGATCCCAATAATTTTGTTGAAGGATTTCTTATCGAAGGCAATACTGTTTACGAAAGTGATGGGCTTTCAAAGGCTTCTCAATTGATAAAATATACGTTGGGAACTACAACTCCGATCATAACAGAAAAACAGCCTGCCGATATCTTTTCAGAAGGTTGTGCAATCGTTGGTGATAAAATTTATCAGTTGACATATCAGAATAAAATAGGGTTTATTTACGACAAAAATACATTAAAGAAAATCTCAGAATTTCCTTTGCCTAATGAGTTTGGGGAAGGTTGGGGACTGACGTATGACGGAAAAAATCTTATCGCAGATGATGGATCAAACAATCTTTATTTTTTAGATGTCAATAATCCTTCAAAAGTGGTGAAAACCGTTGCGGTGGGTGGACATAAGGATATTTATAATCAGATCAATGAACTGGAATATCACAATGGATTTATTTACGCTAATGTTTGGCATAAACCGATTATTTTAAAAATAAATCCTGTAACCGGAGAAACGGTCGGGAAATTTGACTTTACAAAAATCACTGAAGAAAATACAAAAAATGACAGTGAGAATGTTTT